In the Elizabethkingia bruuniana genome, CCATTTCATTCCGAAACCTACTCCACCATCTTTTACAGCATGTGTAAGTTTTGGATAGGAAGTCGATTCTTCTGCAATAGTTTTTACATTCGGATAATGCTTATTTACAGCTGTATTAAATTCTTTCAGAAATTCCAATGCTTCCAGATTGATGTTACCACCATCTTTATTGGCAATCCATTCACCATCTTTTCTTGCATAATCCAGATACAGCATAGAAGTAACTGCATCTACCCGCAAGGCGTCTATATGAAAACGCTCCAACCAGAAGAAAGCGTTACTGATCAAAAAAGACTTTACCTCGTTTCTGCCGTAATTAAAAATTCGGGTATTCCACTCCGGATGATATCCCTGTCTCTCATCTTCATGTTCGTATAAAAAGCTACCATCAAAACGATATAAACCATGAGCATCTGAAGGAAAATGAGCCGGAACCCAGTCCATAATAACACCTATATCATTCCGATGGAATTCCTCAATAAGAAACATCAGATCCTGTGGACTTCCCAGCCTGCTGTCTACAGCATAATATCCTGTAACCTGATATCCCCACGAAGGTTCATAAGGATATGATGTAACCGGCATAAATTCTACATGTGTAAATCCTGTTTCTTTTATATACGCAACCAAGTCTGGTGCTATACTCCTGAAATTTACATTTCCGTTTTTATCTTTCTTCCATGAAGGCAGATGAATTTCATAAATAGATATTGGAACCTGAAAAGAATTTTTGTGGTGCTGTTCCTCCATCCACATTGTATCTTTCCACTCGTACCAGGTAGTAGAAACTATAGATGCTGTCTGTGGTGGTATTTCGGCAATATTACCAAAGGGGTCTGCTTTCAAAAAGACATCACCAGTATGGGTTTCTATTTCATATTTATAGATATTGCCCAAGCCTATATTTGGAATAAAGCCTTCCCATATTCCGGAATCATCCCATCTGTATTTCAGTTCGTGAATAACTCCTTTCCAGTTATTAAAATCACCAACAACCGAAACCTGTTTTGCATTTGGGGCCCATACAGCAAAATAAACGCCTTTGTAGCCGTTAACTTCCACCAGATGTGCTCCCATCTTTTCATAAAGACGGTAGTGTTTTCCTTTTCTGAACAGATCAATATCATAATCTGTAAGCAAAGAAAACGACAATGTAGGAGGTGTAGACATCATACGGTGTTTTATTCTTCCAATTTACAATCTTTCTTTGATATGGAATATAATTTTAATAAATAATAACGAAGAATTTTCTTTATTTAACACTCCTGATAAAATGTAAACCTATAAATCTATAATACTTATAAAGTTCCCTTTTTGAGAGGGTTTTATTTTTATACTACTATTGGTACAACTGCATTATATTAAAAGAGAATTATTCTTAATAAAATCAGTATATTTGGAGTTATTCAGAATAAAAAAAACTAAATACTAAATGGATAGAAGAGATTTTATTAAAAATGCATCATTGGCTGGTATCGGTTTATTAACACCTAAAACAGTGCTTGCAGCTGACTTTTTTTATGATTTCCCTGTAGTGAGAACTCCACAAGCCAGCAGAAAATTTACAAGCCCTGCGATTGAGAAGGCTATTGATACTTTTGGTAAAAAGGTGAAGAATAAGGAATTGGCATGGATGTTCAATAACTGTTTCCCTAATACATTAGACACAACAGTATTCCCTTATCAGGAAAACGGGCAAAACCTTACTTATGTTATTACCGGAGATATCGACGCTATGTGGCTTCGTGACAGTAGCGCACAGGTATGGCCATATCTGAAACTGATGAAAGGTGATAAAAAACTTCAGGAACTGATACAGGGACTTATCCGTAAACAAAGTAAATGTATTAATATAGATCCATATGCTAATGCCTTCTATAATGATCCAACTAAAAAGGGAGAATGGTTTAGCGATCATACTGATATGAAGCCCGGCATCCACGAGCGTAAATGGGAAATAGATTCTCTTTGTTATCCTATAAGACTTTCCTATCACTATTGGAAAATATCTGGTGATACTACTCCGTTTAATGATGAATGGGTACAGGCGCAAAAAAATATTTATAAAACATTTACTGAGCAACAACGTAAAAACGATCTTGGTCCATATAAATTTATGAGAACCACGCCGAGAGGATCCGATACTTTGCAAGTTGACGGTTACGGTTACCCAGTAAAGCCGGTAGGACTTATCTGTTCAAGCTTCCGTCCTTCTGATGACTCCACTATTTTCTCATTCCTTATTCCTGCAAACCTTTTTGCTGTAGTAAGCCTTAGACACTCTGCAGAAATACTGAGAGAGGTAAAAAAAGAAAATGACCTGGCTCAGAAATTTTTAGCTTTAGCTGATGAAGTGGAGCAAGCTGTTAAAGAACATGGAATTGTAAATCACCCTAAGTTTGGTAAAGTATATGCTTATGAAGTAGATGGTTTCGGAAGTTATTTGATGATGGATGATGCTAATGTACCAAGCTTACTTGCTCTTCCGTATCTTGAAGCTGTAGATGTAAATGATGAAGTCTACCAAAGAACAAGAAAGTATATTCTTTCCTCAGACAACCCATTCTTCTTCAAAGGTAAAGCCGGAGAAGGTATTGGCGGTCCACACATTGGACGCGACTATATCTGGCCAATTGCTATTACTATGAGAGGGTTAACTTCCAATAACGATGCTGAGATTAGAGAATGCGTTCAGATGCTCGTAAAAACACATGGTGGAACAGGATTCATGCATGAATCTTTCCATAAAGATGATCCTACGAACTTTACCCGTAAATGGTTTGCCTGGGCAAATACATTATTTGGTGAGTTCATCTGGAAGACCTATAATGAGAAACCTCATTTGTTAAGCTAAAGTCTGATTAATATAATAAAAGGAGGTTTTTATACCTCCTTTTTTAAATTTGTATTATGCAATTCCTTCCGGATCAATACCTGCAACCTTTTATCCGACACTATCTATTTCTGGAGAGTACTCAACAGTTAACGGGAATACTGCGTTTGTTTACCGACGGCAGTACAGGAGTTGTATTTTCACTTCAGGGAAGTCTGGCGACTGATCTCAGTCATAAAACTCAGCTTCCAGGATCTTTTTTATACGGTCAGATTAGTGATTTCCGGGATCTGTACACCAACTCCGGATTTTCTTTTATTATTGTTGTATTTAGTCCTTTAGGCATGAAACAGCTGACAGGTATTCCGGCATATGAAATGAAAAATCAGATTACTGATGCAAATCATCTGTTTCCGAATATTAGCTTTCTTACCGAAGAGTTATTTGAATCTAATAATTACGAGAAGCAAATACAACTTCTGAATTTATTTTTTTTAAAAACATATACCGCCGGCAGAGCAAAAGATATTAGCACGCCTATAAGTCTTATGGATATTCTGTACAAAGACAAAGACTCCGGAACTATTAGCAATCTTGTAAAGCGCTCCGGTTATTCGGAGCGACATATTGAAAGAATATTCAAAGAGCATATCGGTATTTCTCCAAAAGCTTTTTCTAGTATTATACGATTACACCGCTTTTTAAGACTTCTAAGCCATCCAAATGAGTCAGATTCCATGACTTCCCTGGGATATACTGCCAATTATTTCGATCAGTCGCATCTGATCCGTGAATTTAAAAAGTATACCGGAATCACTCCTAAACAATATATGGATAAAACACAGAAACTAGCCACCAATTTTCTGAATATCAATAAACCTTAATGTCGGTTTTATACAATTTCTGAATTTCAGAAGCTTATAATTTTGTTCCCGTTAAATCAAAGATAAAATGGACAAAATAAAAGTATCTACAGCTCAGTTTGAACATAAAAGTGGTGATAAAGAGTACAACCTTTCGGTTATTGAAAAACTAGCCAAAGAAGCGGCTAAGGAAGGATCAGATATCATTGCATTTCACGAATGCTCTATTACGGGTTATACCTTTGCCCGAAAGCTCACTAAAGAACAAATGCTGGAACTTGCAGAAAGAATTCCTCAGGGAGAAAGTATACATAAATTACAACAGATAGCAGCAGAAAATAATATCGTAATCCTGGCGGGCCTTTTTGAAAAAGATGAGCATGACAATCTTCACAAGGCTTATATATGTGTAGACAAAAACGGCCTCGTAGCGAAGTACAGAAAACTACATCCGTTTATCAATCCTTATCTGACTCCGGGAAATGAATATTGCATTTTTGAAATAAAAGGATGGAAATGCGGCATACTGATTTGTTATGATAATAATATTATTGAAAATGTAAGGGCTACTGCCCTGCTGGGTGCTGAAATTATCTTTATGCCACATGTAACCATGTGTACACCGTCATCCCGACCAGGCGCTGGTTTTGTTGATCCCGAACTATGGAAAAACAGGGAGAGCGATCCAACATCACTCCGACTAGAATTTAACGGAATGAAAGGAAGAGACTGGTTAATGAAATGGCTTCCAGCACGTGCTTATGATAATGGAATTTATGTCGTTTTCTCTAATCCTATCGGCATGGACGATGACCAGCTTAAAAATGGCTGCTCCATGATTATTGACCCTTTTGGCGATATTTTGAATGAATGTCAAAATTTTGAAGACAGCTTTGTCTCTTCAGTGCTCACAAGAGAAAAGCTGCAATTGGCAGGTGGTTATCGTTACCGGAAAGCAAGGAGACCGGGTCTGTACCGCGATATTATCGGGCAGACACACCAGCCGGAGCAGAAAGTTATCTGGCTTCATAAAGATTCTGAGTAACAAATTTTTATTTTTGTTTTTTGCGTGGTAATTTTGCAAAAAAAAGATTTGTACAAACTTATACCCCGTATTTTACTATTCCTTTTCATTCTGGCGCAATTATATTTTGTCATTGCTATTGTAAAAGAAAAGAATATTAATACATGGTTTGTAGTGGTATTTATCCTGATGGCTGTGATTTTGTTTTTCGCATACCGAAAGCCACAGCGACTACATATAGAACATGAGAAAGAGCTCCATTATGAGCTTTTTCTTTTCTTTTTAGCTGGCAGCTTTACCACTTACTTTCTTCAGCATAATATCGGATTCAACACCGTATTTTCAGCCGGACTTGTGGGTTTTACCGGAAGTATGCTTCCGAAAATCAAGAAATTCAGATCTTCTAAAAACTGGCCCATCGCTATTTATTGTGGTGCATTCGTCGGAATGAGTAAACTGGAATTTGGTTATTATTACTTGTTTACCGCTACTTTCTTCACGGCTGTTTTTTACGCATTCACACAGCACCTCTTTCATGGAATTGGCGGAAAGTTGGGCACTCTGGCTTTTATGGGTGTAATGTACTCTTATATTATTTTTAAATTTTTCATGTAATGCTGCTTATTCTTCATATCCTTATCGTTATATCAGGCAGCTGGCTTACCTTTTATCTGAATCGCTATCTGAAACTCGGGGCTGTAAAATCTTCCAGTCTTTTAGCTCTTATTATTGGCGGAATATATCAGATTAATGAAAGTTTCTTGCATTATGACTTACCACGGGATATTCCTTTTCTGGTAATAGGATCTACTTTCATTGGAATGATTACTTCCAGAAAACACTATAAAAATTTCAATCTGTTTATTGCTCCAATCGTCTTCACTATTATTTATTACAACATCAGTAAAGAGTTCAACGGCTTTGGTGGAGCACTAGGTACAGCAGCATGTATTTCATTATTAATAAGTATATACCTTCGCTCATTAAAAGCAACAAAGAAAGTCATCAAACCTTTTAGGCATGTAAAAGTAGAAGCGATGAAAAGAAACAGACATAGAAAATTAAAAGAGGCTTTCAAATAACAAATTTTACTGGTAAACCTCCATAGATAAACAAAT is a window encoding:
- the glgB gene encoding 1,4-alpha-glucan branching protein GlgB; amino-acid sequence: MSTPPTLSFSLLTDYDIDLFRKGKHYRLYEKMGAHLVEVNGYKGVYFAVWAPNAKQVSVVGDFNNWKGVIHELKYRWDDSGIWEGFIPNIGLGNIYKYEIETHTGDVFLKADPFGNIAEIPPQTASIVSTTWYEWKDTMWMEEQHHKNSFQVPISIYEIHLPSWKKDKNGNVNFRSIAPDLVAYIKETGFTHVEFMPVTSYPYEPSWGYQVTGYYAVDSRLGSPQDLMFLIEEFHRNDIGVIMDWVPAHFPSDAHGLYRFDGSFLYEHEDERQGYHPEWNTRIFNYGRNEVKSFLISNAFFWLERFHIDALRVDAVTSMLYLDYARKDGEWIANKDGGNINLEALEFLKEFNTAVNKHYPNVKTIAEESTSYPKLTHAVKDGGVGFGMKWMMGWMHDTIRYFKKDFLVRHSSHHDITFSISYAFDEKYVLPLSHDEVVHGKSPMLYKMFGDEWQKHANLRALYLWMYTHPGAKLLFMGDEFAQTLEWDFSASLNWHLLEYEAHHKMKDFVTRLNKVYREEKALYELNYESAGMEWLHADDSRNSVYVYLRKGKSREDQLLVILNLSSVPYKNFRIALPDMSGWEPVVNSDDKEYWGSGKTIKSFKTKNVPHYGKEYSADIDLPPLCGIIFRRKK
- a CDS encoding glycoside hydrolase family 125 protein, whose protein sequence is MDRRDFIKNASLAGIGLLTPKTVLAADFFYDFPVVRTPQASRKFTSPAIEKAIDTFGKKVKNKELAWMFNNCFPNTLDTTVFPYQENGQNLTYVITGDIDAMWLRDSSAQVWPYLKLMKGDKKLQELIQGLIRKQSKCINIDPYANAFYNDPTKKGEWFSDHTDMKPGIHERKWEIDSLCYPIRLSYHYWKISGDTTPFNDEWVQAQKNIYKTFTEQQRKNDLGPYKFMRTTPRGSDTLQVDGYGYPVKPVGLICSSFRPSDDSTIFSFLIPANLFAVVSLRHSAEILREVKKENDLAQKFLALADEVEQAVKEHGIVNHPKFGKVYAYEVDGFGSYLMMDDANVPSLLALPYLEAVDVNDEVYQRTRKYILSSDNPFFFKGKAGEGIGGPHIGRDYIWPIAITMRGLTSNNDAEIRECVQMLVKTHGGTGFMHESFHKDDPTNFTRKWFAWANTLFGEFIWKTYNEKPHLLS
- a CDS encoding helix-turn-helix transcriptional regulator — its product is MQFLPDQYLQPFIRHYLFLESTQQLTGILRLFTDGSTGVVFSLQGSLATDLSHKTQLPGSFLYGQISDFRDLYTNSGFSFIIVVFSPLGMKQLTGIPAYEMKNQITDANHLFPNISFLTEELFESNNYEKQIQLLNLFFLKTYTAGRAKDISTPISLMDILYKDKDSGTISNLVKRSGYSERHIERIFKEHIGISPKAFSSIIRLHRFLRLLSHPNESDSMTSLGYTANYFDQSHLIREFKKYTGITPKQYMDKTQKLATNFLNINKP
- a CDS encoding nitrilase family protein is translated as MDKIKVSTAQFEHKSGDKEYNLSVIEKLAKEAAKEGSDIIAFHECSITGYTFARKLTKEQMLELAERIPQGESIHKLQQIAAENNIVILAGLFEKDEHDNLHKAYICVDKNGLVAKYRKLHPFINPYLTPGNEYCIFEIKGWKCGILICYDNNIIENVRATALLGAEIIFMPHVTMCTPSSRPGAGFVDPELWKNRESDPTSLRLEFNGMKGRDWLMKWLPARAYDNGIYVVFSNPIGMDDDQLKNGCSMIIDPFGDILNECQNFEDSFVSSVLTREKLQLAGGYRYRKARRPGLYRDIIGQTHQPEQKVIWLHKDSE